Proteins found in one Enterococcus sp. 9D6_DIV0238 genomic segment:
- the galT gene encoding UDP-glucose--hexose-1-phosphate uridylyltransferase, with product MSMSQTITDFVTLAIQAGGWMDLDRLYLQNRILGMIGAESIETVAPQVVSKSSLELLDELVSEAVKNGAVENDVSAREIFEAQLMDFLTPPPSVVNALFAQYYEKDPAAATDYFYKLSKENDYIKTRAIAKNILFPAKTEYGDLEITINLSRPEKDPKQIAAERQAVKVDYPKCLLCMENEGYKGRIDHPARTNHRIIRMNLDGESWGFQYSPYAYYNEHAIILSEEHRPMVISKDTFRRLLKITEVLPHYFVGSNADLPIVGGSILSHDHYQAGRHVFPMEKADIEYYFELKEFPLMNAGIVKWPMSVIRLQSPKSEDLIEAAAYILEKWRHYSDEDVSIQAFSEDGTPHHTVTPIARRKGPLFELDLVLRDNNVTAEYPDGIFHPHQDVQHIKKENIGLIEVMGLAVLPPRLNEELHEVEKYVLEQDHQIADYHKLWADQMKEKYTFDDQNAKDIIQTEVGQIFARVLADAGVYKRTIEGQAAFKRFIDIL from the coding sequence ATGTCGATGAGTCAAACGATTACCGACTTTGTAACACTTGCGATCCAAGCAGGCGGCTGGATGGACCTTGACCGTTTATATTTGCAAAATCGAATTCTCGGAATGATCGGAGCGGAATCTATAGAAACCGTTGCTCCTCAAGTGGTCAGTAAAAGCTCATTAGAGTTACTGGATGAATTAGTAAGCGAAGCAGTAAAAAATGGAGCTGTAGAAAATGATGTTTCTGCACGAGAGATTTTTGAAGCACAACTAATGGATTTTTTAACACCGCCGCCATCTGTTGTTAATGCACTTTTTGCTCAGTATTATGAGAAAGATCCTGCCGCAGCAACTGATTATTTTTATAAATTGAGTAAGGAAAATGACTACATCAAAACACGCGCGATCGCTAAGAATATTCTTTTTCCGGCAAAAACAGAGTATGGCGATCTTGAAATCACAATCAATTTATCCCGACCGGAAAAAGATCCCAAACAGATTGCAGCAGAGCGCCAAGCAGTAAAAGTTGATTACCCTAAATGCCTATTATGTATGGAAAATGAAGGCTATAAAGGACGTATCGATCATCCGGCAAGAACGAATCATCGTATTATCCGAATGAATCTTGACGGAGAGAGCTGGGGATTTCAATATTCTCCATATGCATATTATAACGAGCATGCGATCATTTTGTCAGAGGAGCATCGGCCAATGGTGATTTCTAAAGACACTTTTCGTCGTTTGCTAAAAATCACAGAAGTGCTGCCTCATTATTTTGTTGGTTCAAATGCTGATTTGCCGATCGTTGGGGGTTCTATTTTAAGCCATGATCATTACCAGGCCGGCCGTCACGTGTTCCCTATGGAAAAAGCAGACATCGAATATTATTTTGAATTAAAAGAATTTCCATTGATGAATGCTGGAATCGTCAAATGGCCAATGTCAGTCATTCGGCTGCAAAGTCCCAAGTCTGAGGATCTAATCGAAGCAGCAGCATATATTTTAGAAAAATGGCGTCATTATTCCGATGAAGACGTATCGATTCAGGCTTTTTCTGAGGATGGCACCCCTCATCATACGGTCACACCAATTGCTAGACGTAAAGGCCCGTTGTTTGAATTGGACTTAGTTTTACGTGATAACAATGTAACAGCTGAGTATCCAGATGGTATTTTTCATCCTCATCAGGACGTGCAGCATATCAAAAAAGAAAACATCGGTCTGATCGAGGTAATGGGACTAGCTGTTTTACCTCCGCGTTTAAATGAAGAATTGCATGAAGTCGAAAAATATGTTCTTGAACAAGACCATCAAATAGCGGATTATCATAAATTATGGGCCGACCAAATGAAAGAAAAGTATACGTTCGATGATCAGAATGCGAAAGATATCATTCAAACAGAAGTGGGTCAAATTTTTGCTCGTGTCTTAGCAGATGCAGGTGTATATAAACGGACGATAGAAGGCCAGGCTGCCTTTAAGCGATTTATAGATATTTTATAA
- a CDS encoding LacI family DNA-binding transcriptional regulator, protein MATIKDIAELANVSPATVSRVLNYDPTLSVGLETKQKIFEAAEKLNYTKHKKVSKKAKAKLLFIQWYDEAEELEDIYYLSIRLGIEKKAEELGIELIKRSMEELNDEAVDGILALGKFDQEQADALFELNSNLLFVDFDALDWGYNSLVVDFQQSVSTVLNYFIQQGHQEIGILSGEERTKGCLTPLEDKRLTVFREILASKELLNEAYILKAQFTVNSGYEVMKEYLKQHPKEYPSAFFVSSDALAVGALKAIQELGYRVPEDISLIGFNDISVAKYVSPALTTVKIHTEWMGELAVATIFSIIEEAAPVARKITVATELIKRASTR, encoded by the coding sequence ATGGCAACGATCAAAGATATCGCAGAGTTAGCGAACGTTTCACCAGCAACCGTGTCTAGAGTATTAAATTATGATCCTACGCTTTCAGTAGGACTTGAAACCAAACAGAAAATCTTTGAAGCAGCTGAAAAGTTGAATTACACCAAGCATAAAAAAGTAAGTAAAAAAGCGAAGGCTAAGCTTCTATTTATTCAGTGGTACGACGAGGCTGAAGAGTTAGAAGATATTTATTATCTCTCGATTCGTTTAGGCATCGAAAAAAAAGCAGAGGAACTGGGAATCGAGTTGATCAAGCGTTCAATGGAAGAGCTGAATGATGAAGCTGTTGATGGTATTTTAGCGTTGGGTAAGTTTGATCAAGAACAGGCTGATGCCTTATTTGAGTTAAACAGCAACCTGCTATTTGTTGATTTTGATGCGTTAGATTGGGGCTATAACTCGCTTGTCGTCGATTTTCAGCAAAGTGTATCCACTGTTTTGAATTATTTTATTCAGCAGGGACATCAAGAAATCGGTATTTTATCTGGTGAAGAACGTACCAAAGGCTGTCTGACGCCTTTGGAAGATAAACGTCTAACGGTCTTTAGAGAAATATTAGCATCCAAAGAGTTATTGAATGAAGCATATATCTTGAAAGCACAATTTACTGTCAACAGTGGATATGAAGTGATGAAAGAGTACCTAAAACAGCATCCGAAAGAGTATCCTTCTGCCTTTTTTGTTTCAAGTGATGCACTAGCGGTCGGTGCTTTAAAGGCGATTCAGGAACTGGGCTATCGAGTGCCGGAAGATATTTCACTGATTGGCTTTAATGACATCAGTGTAGCAAAATATGTGAGCCCAGCATTGACTACAGTGAAGATTCATACTGAATGGATGGGGGAACTGGCAGTAGCAACCATTTTTTCCATTATAGAAGAAGCAGCACCAGTGGCAAGAAAAATCACAGTTGCTACCGAATTGATCAAAAGAGCATCTACGAGATAA
- a CDS encoding immunoglobulin-like domain-containing protein, producing MKKNTIKQTIIAGFITILGVALFIGGYIWTDTISRANTPDPSSKTTKIHLIKNVPTDQDMKKLVATPKKKQMKEKIVAVNVKKDTIAPLIDVPEVTLEQDAQVDIYDGVSATDDHDGDLTAKVSAENTLDTSIIGDQTIHFSVTDQNGNTGHADRLYHIVAKNEPIAVTPAPVEDTTIAPTPEAQTTAASATATPEPASTPAYAPMTLTMNGQTIPYQNGGQGSGQSIIDSNPGGVASTWGGAAVQSGDDGQNTHFIGHNPGIFSNLFSLGAGSQIVVTDATGAPTTYTVQTLLQLDDYGNEVGTGTSYWDFTVGTGGGERITLQSCINDDVNLFVIAYK from the coding sequence ATGAAAAAAAACACAATAAAACAAACGATCATCGCTGGTTTCATCACTATTTTAGGTGTAGCCTTATTTATCGGCGGCTACATTTGGACAGATACTATCAGTAGAGCAAACACTCCGGATCCTTCATCTAAAACAACAAAAATCCATCTTATAAAAAATGTACCGACAGACCAGGATATGAAGAAATTAGTCGCAACTCCTAAGAAAAAACAAATGAAAGAAAAAATAGTAGCAGTCAATGTAAAAAAAGATACGATCGCTCCCTTGATCGACGTCCCTGAAGTAACACTCGAACAAGACGCACAGGTCGATATTTATGATGGCGTTAGCGCAACCGACGATCATGATGGTGATCTTACAGCCAAAGTATCAGCAGAAAATACGTTAGATACTTCAATTATCGGCGATCAAACGATTCACTTTTCTGTTACAGATCAAAATGGAAACACCGGTCATGCTGATCGACTCTATCATATTGTTGCTAAAAACGAACCTATCGCTGTTACTCCAGCTCCTGTCGAAGATACCACGATTGCACCAACTCCTGAAGCACAAACAACCGCTGCTTCTGCCACAGCAACCCCTGAACCAGCGTCAACTCCAGCTTATGCTCCTATGACATTGACGATGAATGGACAAACGATTCCTTATCAAAATGGCGGTCAAGGCAGTGGTCAAAGTATTATCGATTCAAATCCCGGCGGTGTTGCTTCCACTTGGGGCGGTGCGGCTGTCCAATCAGGAGATGACGGACAAAATACCCACTTCATCGGACACAATCCCGGCATCTTCTCTAATTTATTTTCCTTAGGCGCAGGCAGCCAAATCGTTGTGACTGATGCAACTGGTGCACCAACAACTTACACTGTACAGACGTTATTGCAGCTAGACGATTATGGCAACGAAGTTGGTACTGGAACAAGCTATTGGGATTTCACGGTTGGTACTGGTGGTGGTGAACGAATCACCTTACAAAGCTGTATCAATGATGATGTGAATTTGTTTGTCATTGCTTATAAATAA
- a CDS encoding helix-turn-helix domain-containing protein has translation MERLLSPAMHRRVLLLNLLDEPNGWVTSEELAEKIDCSKKTVMLDCQYIEDRWSDYFTLEVSRKYGIRLITSPYHSIHDIYIEIIKESNAFTLLESIFFQPNQSAAYWEEKIYLSNSSLYRLSNSILSALKDRKINMSRSPYYVYGKDERKVRYFFTSYFIEVYGTRDWPFPFDRAKIFALADKIAAKFDLELNDGQLVHLVNSIAVTIIRESQGFLIKDRRDPIHSFVKKTIDIKKYQKDVEAILKPLEIVLPENWYEDFCYSIFWWDFGWDNLQEKENILNQGNDLVDTIKNALKIEISAASRASIVNLVEHIYAKHKMFPYKKYMVYDRFLYSSKIIRQTYVVLGAVVTKALSDLEKKTNFPWESMYFNEMLHEISIRWDQLTEQSDAKRHQVSVLVLSDLGKDHAKLLGSILHDNFRDKISMTIQEYHYYDQPLQTEDNTFDLYISNYALTHITEGVNMIVEDIPSFKNIMDLRSFIDRKRLVLPKDVQYLNS, from the coding sequence ATGGAAAGATTATTGTCACCAGCAATGCATCGTAGAGTTCTGTTATTGAATTTATTGGATGAACCAAATGGATGGGTCACATCGGAAGAATTAGCTGAAAAAATCGATTGTTCCAAAAAAACAGTTATGCTGGATTGTCAGTACATAGAGGATCGTTGGTCAGATTATTTTACATTAGAAGTTTCAAGAAAATACGGCATTCGGTTGATTACGTCACCGTACCATTCGATACATGATATTTATATAGAAATCATCAAAGAATCGAATGCGTTTACATTACTAGAATCGATTTTCTTTCAACCGAATCAATCAGCAGCTTATTGGGAAGAAAAAATCTATTTAAGTAATTCCAGTTTATACCGTCTGTCGAATTCGATATTGTCTGCGCTGAAAGATCGAAAAATCAACATGAGTCGTTCGCCATATTATGTTTATGGAAAAGATGAACGAAAAGTTCGTTACTTTTTTACCTCGTATTTCATAGAAGTTTATGGAACCAGAGACTGGCCTTTTCCGTTTGACCGAGCTAAAATATTTGCTCTTGCGGACAAAATAGCTGCTAAATTTGATTTAGAATTGAATGATGGCCAGCTTGTTCATTTGGTCAACTCGATCGCAGTAACGATCATTCGTGAATCTCAGGGATTTTTGATCAAGGATAGAAGAGACCCTATCCACAGCTTTGTCAAAAAAACGATCGATATCAAAAAATATCAGAAAGATGTCGAAGCAATCTTAAAGCCTTTAGAGATCGTTTTACCTGAGAATTGGTATGAAGATTTTTGTTATTCGATTTTTTGGTGGGATTTTGGTTGGGATAATTTACAGGAAAAAGAAAATATACTCAATCAAGGAAATGATTTAGTCGATACGATCAAGAATGCATTGAAGATCGAGATTTCAGCTGCGAGTAGAGCAAGTATCGTTAATCTAGTTGAACATATTTACGCAAAACATAAAATGTTTCCCTATAAAAAGTATATGGTGTACGATCGTTTTTTATATTCGAGCAAAATAATTAGACAGACTTATGTGGTTTTAGGTGCTGTGGTAACGAAAGCATTGAGCGATTTGGAAAAAAAGACGAATTTTCCTTGGGAATCGATGTATTTTAACGAAATGCTGCATGAAATATCGATTCGCTGGGATCAGTTAACAGAGCAATCTGATGCAAAACGTCATCAAGTATCTGTTTTGGTGCTTAGTGATCTAGGGAAAGATCATGCGAAGCTGTTAGGTTCGATTTTACATGATAATTTTAGAGACAAAATTTCAATGACGATCCAAGAATATCATTATTATGACCAACCGCTGCAAACAGAAGACAATACATTCGATCTGTACATTTCAAATTATGCGCTAACACATATAACCGAGGGAGTCAATATGATCGTAGAGGATATTCCTTCCTTTAAAAATATCATGGATCTAAGAAGTTTCATTGATAGAAAAAGATTAGTACTACCAAAAGATGTGCAATATTTGAATTCATGA